In a genomic window of Salegentibacter salegens:
- the galK gene encoding galactokinase, giving the protein MKPAENYHNIPEDFKVFKSEVKVASPGRINLIGEHTDYNQGFVMPSAIDKKIYFKFRKTASDNLGRIYSETFDTYVEFDLNQILKSKNSWENYLLGVIDEIQKSGKTLKGFDCIIKSELPIGAGISSSAALECGFAGGLNSLFNLNLSQMEIVKLSQRAENNFVGSNCGIMDQFASVMSKKNHFIKLDCESLEAEFIPAEIQNCKLLLLNTNVSHNLADSEYNTRRQECENAVAIIQQKYSEVKSLRQVTWEMLEEFKEKIGPTSLKRCLYVLEENRRVQETEKALRSGDLRELGKLMYASHRGLQHQYEVSCTELDFMVDFSEDKSFIYGSRMMGGGFGGCTINLIESDKIDEYITEIKKAYQDKFNITPTPITVVPDEGTQITKV; this is encoded by the coding sequence TTGAAACCAGCAGAAAATTATCACAATATTCCGGAAGACTTTAAGGTTTTTAAATCTGAAGTAAAAGTTGCCTCTCCTGGAAGAATAAATTTAATTGGTGAACATACCGATTATAACCAGGGTTTTGTAATGCCCTCGGCTATAGACAAGAAAATATATTTTAAATTCAGGAAAACCGCCAGCGATAATTTAGGCAGAATTTATAGTGAAACCTTTGATACTTATGTGGAATTTGACCTGAATCAAATTTTGAAAAGTAAAAACTCCTGGGAGAATTATTTGTTGGGGGTAATTGATGAAATTCAGAAATCGGGCAAAACACTTAAAGGTTTTGATTGTATTATTAAAAGCGAATTGCCCATTGGTGCCGGGATTAGTTCTTCAGCAGCGCTGGAATGTGGTTTTGCAGGTGGTTTAAATTCGTTATTCAATTTAAACCTGTCGCAAATGGAAATAGTAAAACTTTCCCAGCGGGCAGAAAATAATTTTGTGGGCAGTAACTGCGGAATTATGGATCAGTTTGCTTCAGTAATGAGCAAGAAAAATCATTTTATAAAGCTTGATTGTGAATCGCTGGAAGCAGAATTTATTCCGGCTGAAATTCAGAACTGTAAATTATTACTTTTAAATACCAATGTTTCCCATAACCTGGCCGATAGTGAATACAATACCCGCAGGCAGGAATGTGAAAATGCGGTAGCCATTATTCAGCAAAAATATTCAGAAGTAAAATCTTTAAGGCAGGTGACTTGGGAGATGTTGGAGGAATTCAAAGAAAAAATTGGCCCTACAAGTTTAAAACGCTGTCTTTATGTGCTGGAAGAAAATAGACGCGTACAGGAAACCGAAAAAGCTTTACGAAGCGGAGACCTGAGAGAGCTGGGCAAATTAATGTATGCTTCGCACCGGGGTTTGCAGCATCAATATGAAGTAAGCTGCACTGAACTGGATTTCATGGTAGATTTTTCGGAAGACAAAAGTTTTATTTACGGCTCCCGAATGATGGGCGGTGGTTTTGGCGGTTGCACAATTAATTTAATTGAAAGCGATAAAATTGATGAGTATATCACGGAAATAAAAAAAGCTTACCAGGATAAATTTAATATCACCCCAACGCCAATCACGGTGGTTCCAGATGAAGGAACTCAAATTACTAAAGTTTAA